In Polaromonas sp. JS666, one genomic interval encodes:
- a CDS encoding peroxiredoxin, with product MATLRLGDIAPDFTQDSTEGKISFHAWAGDSWVVLFSHPADFTPVCTTELGKTAALSREFAKRHVKPIAISVDPLESHGKWVHDINETQNTTVNFPILADADRKVANLYDMIHPNALSTGPTATVRSVFIIDPKKVIRTTFTYPASTGRNFDEILRVIDSLQLTDGYKVATPVNWKDGDDVIIVPSLQDPAELAQRFPKGFKAVKPYLRITPQPNK from the coding sequence GACTCGGCGACATCGCCCCTGACTTCACACAAGACTCCACGGAAGGGAAGATTTCCTTTCACGCGTGGGCGGGCGACTCCTGGGTTGTGCTGTTTTCCCATCCCGCTGACTTCACGCCGGTATGCACCACCGAACTGGGCAAAACCGCCGCTCTGAGCCGCGAATTTGCCAAACGCCATGTCAAACCCATCGCCATCAGCGTGGACCCGCTGGAGTCGCATGGCAAGTGGGTGCATGACATCAACGAAACGCAAAACACCACGGTGAACTTCCCCATCCTGGCCGATGCCGACCGCAAGGTGGCCAACCTGTACGACATGATTCACCCGAACGCCTTGAGCACCGGCCCCACGGCCACGGTGCGCAGCGTGTTCATCATCGACCCGAAAAAGGTGATTCGCACCACCTTCACGTACCCCGCCAGCACCGGCCGCAATTTCGACGAGATCCTGCGCGTCATTGACTCGCTGCAGCTGACCGACGGCTACAAGGTGGCCACGCCCGTGAACTGGAAAGACGGCGACGATGTGATCATCGTGCCCAGCCTGCAGGATCCGGCCGAGCTGGCCCAGCGTTTTCCCAAGGGATTCAAGGCCGTCAAGCCTTACCTGCGCATCACACCGCAGCCCAACAAGTAA
- a CDS encoding RBBP9/YdeN family alpha/beta hydrolase gives MRFIIVPGWRDSGPGHWQSLWAERLHGAVRVQQDDWITPSRKAWVDTIARTIALQDEPVVIVAHSLGCIASAHLPPEAVERIKGVLLVAPADPERRAVFSDFAPVPYQKLPYRSVLVASSNDPYCPVRLAGAYARAWGSELVRMQDAGHINIESGYGEWPLGMALLQSLAGDAPLTAHPGFSSSSSTPPSPSSSSSSSLGSLETA, from the coding sequence TTGCGCTTCATCATTGTTCCCGGCTGGCGCGACTCCGGCCCCGGCCACTGGCAGAGCCTGTGGGCCGAGCGCCTGCATGGCGCGGTGCGTGTGCAGCAGGACGACTGGATCACGCCTTCCCGCAAGGCCTGGGTGGACACCATCGCCCGTACCATCGCGCTGCAGGACGAGCCGGTGGTGATCGTGGCGCACAGCCTGGGCTGCATTGCCAGCGCGCATTTGCCGCCTGAGGCGGTAGAGCGCATCAAGGGGGTCTTGCTGGTGGCACCGGCCGACCCCGAGCGGCGTGCCGTGTTCAGCGATTTCGCTCCAGTGCCTTACCAGAAGCTGCCTTACCGCAGTGTGCTGGTGGCCAGCAGCAATGACCCGTACTGCCCGGTGCGCCTGGCCGGGGCCTATGCCCGCGCCTGGGGCAGCGAATTGGTGCGGATGCAGGACGCGGGCCACATCAACATCGAGTCGGGCTATGGCGAATGGCCGCTGGGCATGGCCCTGTTGCAGTCGCTGGCAGGCGATGCGCCCCTGACGGCCCACCCTGGTTTTTCATCCTCATCTTCAACACCTCCTTCACCTTCTTCTTCTTCTTCCTCCTCTCTTGGATCCCTGGAAACGGCATGA
- a CDS encoding sulfate ABC transporter substrate-binding protein, producing MTSKFKIALATLALVTGGISSAQTLLNGSYDVAREFYKDYNAAFIAHYKKTTGKDVKVDQSHGGSSAIARSVADGLDADVVTMNTSTDVEFLANAGVVAKDWAKRFPDNASPTTSTMLFLVRNGNPKGIKDWDDLVKPGIQVIVVNPKTGGNGRYAYLAAWGYAKKKGASDAQAAEFVGKLYKNVPVLGKGGRDATTVFLQRNIGDVLITFESEVLSVNKEFGEGKVDAIYPSISILAENPVAVVERTVAKKGTADLAKAYLNYLYSDEGQEIAARHALRPRSQAVLKKYANTFKPVQLFTVQELFGSLSEAQKVHFNDGGQFDKLYTVK from the coding sequence ATGACTTCAAAATTCAAAATCGCTCTTGCAACCCTGGCGCTGGTCACGGGCGGTATCTCCTCGGCGCAAACCTTGCTCAACGGTTCGTACGACGTGGCGCGCGAGTTTTACAAGGACTACAACGCGGCCTTCATTGCCCACTACAAGAAAACCACCGGCAAGGATGTGAAGGTCGACCAGTCGCACGGCGGCTCCAGCGCCATTGCACGCTCCGTGGCCGATGGCCTGGACGCTGACGTGGTGACCATGAACACCAGCACCGACGTGGAGTTTCTGGCCAATGCCGGTGTCGTGGCCAAAGACTGGGCCAAGCGCTTTCCGGACAATGCCTCGCCCACCACCTCCACCATGCTGTTCCTGGTGCGCAACGGCAACCCCAAGGGCATCAAGGACTGGGATGACCTGGTCAAGCCCGGCATCCAGGTGATCGTGGTCAACCCCAAAACCGGCGGCAATGGCCGCTACGCCTACCTGGCGGCCTGGGGCTATGCGAAGAAGAAGGGCGCCAGCGATGCGCAGGCCGCCGAGTTTGTCGGCAAGCTGTACAAAAACGTGCCCGTGCTGGGCAAGGGTGGTCGCGATGCCACCACGGTGTTCCTGCAGCGCAATATCGGCGATGTGCTAATCACCTTCGAATCGGAAGTGCTGTCGGTGAACAAGGAGTTTGGCGAAGGCAAGGTGGACGCGATTTACCCGTCCATCAGCATCCTGGCTGAAAACCCGGTGGCGGTGGTCGAACGCACTGTGGCCAAGAAGGGCACGGCGGACCTTGCCAAGGCTTATCTCAACTACCTCTACTCGGACGAAGGCCAGGAAATTGCCGCCCGCCACGCGCTGCGCCCGCGCTCGCAGGCCGTGCTCAAAAAGTACGCCAACACCTTCAAGCCCGTGCAGCTGTTCACCGTGCAGGAGTTGTTTGGCTCCCTGAGCGAAGCGCAAAAAGTCCACTTCAATGACGGCGGACAGTTCGACAAGCTTTACACCGTCAAGTAA
- the cysT gene encoding sulfate ABC transporter permease subunit CysT produces the protein MTSLSSVAPPAAVLPGSPAGGKRAARRVLPGFYLTLGYTVLYLSLIVLIPISALFFKTFTLTLDQFWVAVTSPRVLASYRLTFGASLIAALVNLVFGLLVAWVLVRYTFPGKKLVDALVDLPFALPTAVAGISLTALLAGNGWLGQYLEPMGIKLAFTPAGVVIALIFVGLPFVVRTVQPVLEDAEKELEEAATSLGATRLQIFTRVILPHIMPALLTGFAMAFARAIGEYGSVIFIAGNMPMISEITPLIIIGKLEQYDYAGATAVAVVMLVLSFILLLVINALQAWQRRNAGAPA, from the coding sequence ATGACTTCCCTGTCTTCTGTTGCACCGCCCGCCGCGGTGCTGCCGGGCTCGCCTGCGGGCGGCAAACGGGCTGCCCGGCGGGTGTTGCCCGGCTTTTACCTCACGCTGGGCTACACGGTTTTGTACCTCAGCCTGATCGTGCTGATCCCGATCTCGGCGCTGTTCTTCAAAACGTTCACGCTCACCCTGGATCAGTTCTGGGTGGCCGTGACCTCGCCGCGCGTGCTGGCCTCCTACCGCCTCACGTTTGGCGCGTCGCTGATCGCGGCGCTCGTCAACCTGGTGTTCGGCCTGCTGGTGGCCTGGGTGCTGGTGCGCTACACGTTTCCCGGCAAAAAACTGGTTGATGCGCTGGTTGATTTGCCCTTTGCGCTGCCCACGGCCGTGGCCGGCATTTCGCTCACAGCGCTGCTGGCGGGCAACGGCTGGCTCGGCCAGTACCTGGAGCCCATGGGCATCAAGCTGGCCTTCACGCCGGCCGGCGTGGTGATTGCGCTGATTTTTGTGGGTCTTCCGTTTGTCGTGCGCACGGTGCAGCCGGTGCTGGAAGATGCGGAGAAAGAACTCGAAGAAGCCGCAACGTCATTGGGCGCCACACGCCTGCAGATTTTCACCAGGGTCATCCTGCCGCACATCATGCCGGCGCTGCTGACGGGCTTTGCCATGGCCTTTGCGCGGGCGATTGGCGAGTACGGATCGGTTATCTTTATTGCCGGCAACATGCCCATGATTTCGGAGATCACGCCGCTCATCATCATCGGCAAGCTCGAGCAGTACGACTATGCTGGTGCTACCGCAGTGGCCGTGGTGATGCTGGTGCTGTCATTCATCCTGCTGCTGGTCATCAACGCATTACAGGCCTGGCAGCGCCGCAACGCAGGAGCGCCGGCATGA
- the cysW gene encoding sulfate ABC transporter permease subunit CysW, which translates to MSDKQAPTLVATRASGVAPPLADRKGAVLARGGPSRRTPAQPVRRVTAGTTESPWVRYTLITGALLFVFLFLVLPLAAVFTEALRKGLGAYIAALQEPDAWSAIKLTLIAAAVAVPLNLVFGVAAAWAIAKYEFRGKSFLTTLVDLPFSVSPVVAGLIYVLLFGAQGWFGPWLQAHDIKIIFAVPGIVLATVFVTFPFIARELIPLMQAQGNDEEQAAIVLGATGWQTFWHVTLPNIKWGLIYGVILCNARAMGEFGAVSVVSGHIRGQTNTLPLHVEILYNEYQSVAAFAVASLLAILALVTLAIKSVAEWRHEAEMKAAADLPPERPVLSPLPLGEG; encoded by the coding sequence ATGAGCGATAAACAAGCCCCCACACTTGTCGCTACGCGAGCCTCCGGCGTTGCGCCGCCCCTTGCCGACAGAAAAGGGGCTGTGCTTGCTCGGGGCGGTCCTTCGCGGCGCACTCCTGCCCAACCGGTTCGCCGCGTCACGGCCGGAACGACTGAGTCGCCCTGGGTGCGTTACACGCTGATCACGGGTGCTCTTTTATTCGTGTTCCTGTTTCTCGTGCTGCCGCTGGCCGCCGTGTTCACCGAAGCCTTGCGCAAGGGCTTGGGTGCCTACATCGCCGCGCTGCAGGAACCCGACGCCTGGTCGGCCATCAAGCTCACCTTGATTGCCGCCGCCGTTGCCGTACCGCTGAATCTGGTGTTTGGCGTAGCCGCAGCCTGGGCCATTGCCAAGTACGAGTTTCGCGGCAAGTCGTTTTTGACGACCCTGGTGGACCTGCCGTTTTCCGTCTCGCCCGTGGTGGCAGGCCTGATCTATGTGCTGCTGTTTGGCGCCCAGGGCTGGTTTGGCCCCTGGCTGCAGGCGCATGACATCAAGATCATTTTTGCCGTGCCCGGCATTGTGCTGGCGACCGTGTTCGTGACCTTTCCCTTCATTGCGCGCGAGCTGATTCCACTGATGCAGGCGCAGGGCAACGACGAAGAGCAGGCAGCCATTGTGCTGGGCGCCACCGGCTGGCAAACCTTCTGGCATGTCACGCTGCCCAACATCAAGTGGGGTTTGATCTACGGCGTGATCCTGTGCAATGCGCGGGCCATGGGCGAGTTTGGCGCGGTCTCCGTGGTGTCGGGCCACATCCGCGGGCAAACCAACACCTTGCCGCTGCATGTGGAAATTTTGTACAACGAATACCAGTCGGTGGCCGCCTTTGCCGTGGCTTCGCTGCTGGCCATTCTGGCGCTGGTCACGCTGGCCATCAAGTCGGTGGCGGAATGGCGCCACGAAGCAGAAATGAAGGCTGCGGCTGATTTGCCGCCTGAACGCCCCGTGTTATCCCCTCTCCCCCTGGGAGAGGGCTAG
- a CDS encoding sulfate/molybdate ABC transporter ATP-binding protein produces MSIEIRNVSKHFGDFQALGDVSLDIESGELVALLGPSGCGKTTLLRIIAGLETADRGSILFSGEDTTDVHVRERQVGFVFQHYALFRHMTVFENVAFGLRVKPRGQRPSDAQIKEKVHSLLNLVQLDWLADRFPSQLSGGQRQRIALARALAVEPKVLLLDEPFGALDAKVRKELRRWLRRLHDDLHVTSIFVTHDQEEALEVADRVVLMNAGKVEQIGSPQEVWDHPASPFVYGFLGDVNLFHGRAHEGEVHLEGLRIDSPEHADAQDAKAFAYVRPHDLEVQRYSPGAEGIVAHLERAIVIGPIARLELMPVEGYEQKGNASGDSLIEAQMPSQQFKDMGLREGDMLVVTPRKARVFVEG; encoded by the coding sequence ATGAGCATCGAAATCCGCAACGTCAGCAAACACTTTGGCGACTTCCAGGCGCTGGGCGACGTGAGCCTGGACATTGAGTCGGGCGAACTCGTCGCCTTGCTCGGCCCCTCGGGCTGTGGCAAGACCACGCTGCTGCGCATCATTGCCGGCCTGGAAACGGCCGACCGCGGCAGCATTCTGTTCAGCGGCGAAGACACCACCGACGTGCATGTGCGCGAACGGCAGGTGGGCTTTGTCTTCCAGCACTACGCGCTGTTCCGCCACATGACAGTGTTTGAAAACGTCGCCTTCGGCCTGCGCGTCAAGCCGCGCGGCCAGCGGCCCAGCGACGCGCAGATCAAGGAGAAAGTGCATTCGCTGCTCAACCTGGTGCAGCTCGACTGGCTGGCCGACCGCTTTCCGTCGCAGCTTTCAGGCGGGCAGCGCCAGCGTATTGCGCTGGCCCGCGCCCTGGCCGTGGAGCCCAAAGTGCTGCTGCTCGATGAGCCCTTTGGCGCCCTCGATGCCAAGGTGCGCAAGGAATTGCGCCGCTGGTTGCGCCGCCTGCATGACGACCTGCATGTGACCAGCATTTTTGTGACGCACGACCAGGAAGAAGCCCTGGAAGTGGCCGACCGCGTGGTGCTGATGAATGCCGGCAAGGTCGAGCAGATTGGGTCCCCGCAAGAGGTCTGGGACCATCCGGCCAGCCCGTTTGTCTACGGCTTTCTGGGCGACGTGAATCTTTTCCACGGCCGCGCCCATGAAGGCGAAGTGCATCTCGAAGGCCTGCGCATCGATTCCCCCGAGCATGCCGACGCACAGGACGCCAAGGCCTTTGCCTATGTGCGCCCGCACGACCTGGAAGTGCAGCGTTATTCACCCGGCGCCGAAGGCATCGTCGCGCATCTGGAGCGCGCCATCGTGATCGGCCCGATTGCGCGGCTGGAGCTGATGCCGGTCGAAGGCTACGAGCAGAAGGGGAACGCGTCAGGCGACTCCCTCATTGAAGCCCAGATGCCGTCGCAGCAGTTCAAGGACATGGGCTTGCGGGAAGGCGACATGCTGGTCGTGACGCCGCGCAAGGCGAGGGTGTTTGTGGAGGGCTGA
- a CDS encoding VOC family protein, with the protein MELHRGRLVDHIHLRAHDLAASKRFYRAVLQALGRADAIREAEGHFSADELWIDQADGASSHVHLAFQARDTAGVKAFYEAALAAGGTDNGAPGERKYHPGYYAAFALDPDGNNIEAVYHGPVVASAESVVIKPAG; encoded by the coding sequence ATGGAACTGCATCGCGGCCGCCTCGTCGACCACATCCATTTACGCGCTCATGACCTGGCGGCCAGCAAGCGCTTTTACCGCGCTGTGTTACAGGCATTGGGCAGGGCCGACGCCATCCGCGAAGCCGAGGGCCATTTTTCGGCCGACGAGTTGTGGATAGACCAGGCCGACGGCGCCAGCTCACACGTCCACCTGGCTTTCCAGGCCAGGGACACGGCAGGCGTTAAAGCCTTTTACGAAGCCGCCCTGGCCGCTGGCGGCACGGACAACGGCGCGCCGGGCGAGCGCAAATACCACCCCGGCTACTACGCGGCCTTCGCACTGGACCCGGACGGCAACAACATCGAAGCGGTCTACCACGGCCCCGTCGTCGCTTCGGCCGAGTCGGTGGTGATCAAACCCGCCGGATGA
- a CDS encoding VOC family protein has translation MKITSRIAPCLWFDTQGEEAANFYVGIFKNSKITHISRFGKEGHEIHRKPEGAVMTVVFELDGQTFTALNGGPDFKFNEAISLQVYCDTQQEIDYYWDKLSAGGDKNAQQCGWLKDKYSVSWQVVPSIIGELFGEKVTDKSERAMKAMLQMKKLDIAKLQAAYQG, from the coding sequence ATGAAAATCACGTCCAGAATCGCTCCCTGCCTGTGGTTTGACACGCAGGGTGAAGAAGCCGCCAACTTCTATGTCGGCATCTTCAAGAATTCGAAAATTACCCACATTTCCCGCTTCGGGAAAGAAGGCCACGAGATCCACAGAAAACCCGAAGGCGCCGTGATGACCGTGGTGTTCGAACTCGACGGGCAAACATTCACCGCCCTCAACGGCGGCCCTGACTTCAAGTTCAACGAAGCCATCTCGCTGCAGGTCTATTGCGACACGCAGCAGGAAATCGACTACTACTGGGACAAGCTCTCAGCCGGCGGCGACAAGAACGCCCAGCAGTGCGGCTGGCTCAAGGACAAATACAGCGTCTCCTGGCAGGTGGTGCCGTCCATCATCGGCGAGCTGTTCGGCGAGAAAGTCACTGACAAATCCGAGCGGGCCATGAAAGCCATGCTGCAAATGAAGAAGCTGGACATCGCGAAGCTGCAAGCGGCTTACCAGGGCTAG
- a CDS encoding carboxymuconolactone decarboxylase family protein → MNLTRGWAWRPDVFDAFAALRSQLTDNSSLGKRELAVLVCATAAALGDSYCALAWGKKLAEASDPVSAAAVLQGRATAELTLRDQALSVWARKVVTQPNGTTTEDVARLRAAGFTDREIAEATFFIAFRLAFSVVNDALGAEPDWQLAAAAPPEVTAAVTFGRPTALKGT, encoded by the coding sequence ATGAACCTGACAAGAGGCTGGGCATGGAGGCCGGATGTCTTTGACGCATTCGCAGCGCTGCGCTCCCAACTTACCGACAACTCTTCCCTTGGCAAGCGGGAACTGGCGGTGCTCGTATGCGCTACCGCCGCTGCGCTTGGTGACTCGTACTGCGCGCTTGCGTGGGGCAAGAAGCTTGCCGAGGCCTCGGACCCCGTGTCCGCAGCAGCCGTGCTGCAAGGCAGGGCCACAGCCGAACTCACTTTGCGAGACCAGGCGCTGTCGGTATGGGCGCGAAAGGTCGTGACCCAGCCGAATGGAACGACCACTGAGGATGTAGCCAGACTTCGCGCTGCCGGCTTCACTGACCGGGAGATCGCCGAGGCCACCTTTTTCATAGCGTTCAGGCTTGCCTTTTCCGTCGTCAACGATGCGCTCGGAGCAGAACCGGATTGGCAGCTGGCGGCCGCGGCACCACCCGAGGTAACCGCCGCGGTCACATTCGGACGCCCAACCGCTCTAAAAGGTACATAG
- a CDS encoding GNAT family N-acetyltransferase: MKLTVAPLTPERWPDLEAIFGAKGCSIARGCWCMAYRLSGSRESPPPGVTHAQANRAALKELVDAGNPPGLIGYRGKVPVGWVSMGPREEFARLKRSSVMKPVDEQPVWSIVCFVVPAEHRGQGMAQALLKGAVAYARKNGASLVEAYPVDKPARSNDDFMWFGAKSMYDKAGFKEVARRKPQRPVVRLNTV; the protein is encoded by the coding sequence ATGAAACTCACAGTCGCGCCTCTCACACCCGAGCGCTGGCCTGACCTTGAAGCGATATTTGGCGCCAAAGGCTGTTCAATCGCTCGCGGCTGCTGGTGCATGGCTTACCGCCTCAGCGGGTCACGCGAATCGCCGCCTCCGGGAGTGACTCATGCACAAGCGAATCGTGCCGCGCTGAAAGAGCTCGTCGATGCCGGCAATCCGCCAGGCCTCATCGGCTATCGTGGCAAGGTTCCAGTCGGTTGGGTGTCCATGGGTCCACGCGAGGAGTTCGCCAGGCTCAAGCGCTCGTCCGTGATGAAGCCTGTTGACGAACAACCCGTGTGGTCGATCGTCTGCTTTGTTGTACCCGCCGAGCACCGCGGCCAGGGCATGGCGCAGGCGCTTCTCAAGGGAGCCGTTGCCTACGCCAGAAAGAACGGCGCCTCGCTGGTCGAGGCCTATCCTGTGGACAAACCTGCTCGTTCCAACGACGACTTCATGTGGTTTGGGGCAAAGTCCATGTACGACAAGGCCGGTTTCAAGGAAGTCGCGCGTCGCAAGCCACAGCGGCCCGTCGTCAGGCTCAACACCGTCTGA
- a CDS encoding nuclear transport factor 2 family protein has product MKGHIMNKRHLLVLGVSVLALTLPIAVHPQPGPATEEQKLREVLRNYERAWNLHDANAWSSFLTDDIWFTQAWDSYGRQKGRDNAVNLFKSNFLDSELAQQVVRIRMMPDGTATVAMSEVLSYLPKTDGKYRTVFESDPVISRWRKEGGTWKMFFFTSHKGWALDQLKKDGVE; this is encoded by the coding sequence ATGAAAGGCCACATCATGAACAAACGTCACCTGCTTGTTCTTGGCGTCTCTGTCTTGGCGCTTACCTTGCCGATCGCGGTGCATCCACAGCCTGGGCCCGCCACCGAGGAGCAGAAACTGCGCGAGGTATTGCGTAACTATGAACGAGCCTGGAATCTCCATGATGCCAATGCGTGGTCGTCATTCCTGACTGACGATATTTGGTTCACGCAGGCGTGGGACAGCTACGGGCGTCAAAAAGGTCGAGACAACGCAGTGAATTTGTTCAAGTCCAATTTTCTGGATTCAGAACTGGCCCAACAGGTTGTTCGGATACGGATGATGCCGGATGGTACGGCCACTGTCGCCATGAGTGAGGTGCTCTCGTACCTGCCCAAGACCGATGGAAAATACAGGACCGTATTTGAGAGTGACCCGGTAATCAGCCGATGGAGAAAGGAAGGGGGCACGTGGAAGATGTTTTTCTTCACATCACACAAAGGCTGGGCCCTCGACCAGTTGAAGAAGGACGGAGTTGAGTAG
- a CDS encoding disulfide bond formation protein B: MFLTYFDAMPRRVLALVSLACVALLAFGLYLQHVVGLEPCPMCIVQRYALVLVAVVAGITAVAKSRGLLITGSGLLVLLSGFGAFVAARQSFLQWYPPEVASCGRDFYGMIETFPLKRAIPMIFKGSGDCTKIDWTFLGLSIANWSFLCFVAIALVGLVLITRLARQR, from the coding sequence ATGTTTTTGACGTATTTCGACGCCATGCCACGCCGTGTGCTTGCCCTGGTGTCCCTGGCCTGTGTGGCCCTGCTGGCTTTTGGCTTGTACCTGCAGCATGTCGTTGGCCTGGAGCCTTGCCCCATGTGCATCGTGCAGCGTTATGCGCTGGTGCTGGTGGCTGTGGTTGCAGGCATCACGGCGGTGGCAAAAAGCAGGGGGCTGCTGATCACGGGCTCGGGCTTGCTGGTGCTGCTTTCCGGCTTTGGTGCATTTGTGGCGGCCCGCCAGAGTTTTCTGCAGTGGTACCCGCCTGAAGTGGCCTCCTGCGGCCGTGACTTTTACGGAATGATCGAAACCTTTCCGCTCAAGCGCGCGATTCCCATGATCTTCAAGGGCAGTGGCGACTGCACCAAAATTGACTGGACCTTTCTGGGCCTGTCGATTGCCAACTGGTCTTTCCTGTGCTTTGTGGCGATTGCCTTGGTGGGACTGGTCCTGATCACCCGCCTGGCTCGTCAGCGCTGA
- the imuA gene encoding translesion DNA synthesis-associated protein ImuA, translating into MLSPIPVARAVPDLAHVWRAGELGSASLQTVDTGYAALNHVLPGGGWPQGALVEVLQPQAGLHEWGLVVPALACVQAAAPDLLTVLVGAPWLPFGPALGARQLNMQRLLSIHGKPGDAPSLLWATREALQCADVHSVLAWLPDARSAHVRRLQIAAHAHNKLLFVFRPLRAQHESSPAPLRLLIEGAVNEAGKLLVSVLKRRGPPLAAPVLLDTRPARLAALLAASRERARRQREEAGIPAPMLQPSLVSPPVTSPQGPIHALLDRIAHLDHH; encoded by the coding sequence ATGCTTTCTCCGATTCCTGTGGCCCGCGCCGTGCCGGACCTCGCCCACGTGTGGCGCGCGGGCGAGCTGGGCAGCGCGAGCCTGCAGACCGTGGACACGGGCTATGCGGCGCTCAACCATGTGTTGCCCGGCGGCGGTTGGCCGCAGGGTGCGCTGGTGGAAGTGCTGCAGCCGCAGGCCGGGCTGCACGAATGGGGTTTGGTCGTGCCGGCCCTGGCTTGCGTGCAGGCGGCGGCGCCTGATTTGTTGACGGTGCTGGTGGGCGCGCCCTGGCTGCCCTTTGGCCCGGCCTTGGGCGCGCGCCAGTTGAATATGCAGCGCCTGCTCAGCATTCACGGCAAGCCTGGTGACGCGCCGTCGCTGCTGTGGGCCACGCGCGAAGCCTTGCAGTGCGCCGACGTGCACAGCGTGCTGGCCTGGCTGCCCGATGCGCGCAGCGCGCATGTGCGCCGCCTGCAGATTGCGGCCCATGCGCACAACAAGCTGCTGTTTGTCTTCAGGCCACTGCGGGCGCAGCATGAGTCGTCGCCCGCGCCGCTGCGTTTGCTGATTGAAGGCGCGGTGAACGAGGCGGGCAAGCTGCTGGTCAGTGTGCTCAAACGCCGCGGCCCGCCTCTGGCCGCGCCAGTGCTGCTCGATACCCGGCCGGCCCGGCTGGCGGCGCTGTTGGCCGCCAGCCGCGAAAGAGCGCGGCGCCAGCGGGAAGAAGCCGGTATTCCGGCGCCCATGCTGCAGCCTTCGCTGGTGTCGCCTCCTGTCACTTCACCTCAGGGCCCCATCCATGCGCTGCTGGATCGCATTGCACATCTCGACCACCACTGA